One part of the Segnochrobactrum spirostomi genome encodes these proteins:
- the lspA gene encoding signal peptidase II: MSAQPTPKGGGPSRAAVRFGATLGWSVALLVLVVDQATKLALLRVYGLETAGAFRLAPFLDIVLVWNRGISYGMLQQDAAYGRWFLVAISLVAAVALGWWLGRTASRFTALALGLIIGGAVGNGIDRIAYGAVVDFVHFHIGTFSWYVFNVADVAIVVGAAALVIESVIGGRRTRPADGDVKR; the protein is encoded by the coding sequence GTGAGCGCCCAGCCGACGCCGAAGGGCGGCGGGCCGTCGCGGGCCGCCGTCCGTTTCGGAGCGACGCTCGGCTGGAGCGTCGCCCTCCTCGTGCTGGTCGTCGATCAGGCGACCAAGCTCGCGCTTCTGCGCGTCTACGGCCTCGAGACGGCGGGGGCGTTCCGCCTCGCGCCGTTCCTCGACATCGTGCTCGTGTGGAATCGCGGCATCTCCTACGGGATGCTCCAGCAGGACGCCGCGTACGGCCGCTGGTTCCTCGTCGCGATCAGCCTCGTCGCGGCGGTCGCCCTCGGCTGGTGGCTCGGCCGCACCGCGAGCCGCTTCACGGCGCTCGCGCTCGGCCTCATCATCGGCGGCGCGGTCGGTAACGGAATCGACCGGATCGCGTACGGTGCCGTCGTGGATTTCGTTCATTTCCACATCGGTACCTTTTCGTGGTACGTGTTCAACGTCGCCGACGTCGCCATCGTCGTGGGTGCCGCCGCGCTGGTGATCGAATCCGTCATCGGCGGGCGCCGCACCCGTCCTGCCGACGGCGACGTGAAGCGTTAG
- the leuB gene encoding 3-isopropylmalate dehydrogenase produces the protein MATHKLLLLPGDGIGPEIAGALKKVIAWFDARGGGGVYSIEEDVVGGAAYDRHGVAISDAAMALAQESDAVLFGAVGGPKWASVPYEVRPEAGLLRLRKDLGLFANLRPAICYPALAESSSLKREIVEGLDILIVRELTGGVYFGEPKEIIDLGNGQKRGIDTQIYDTYEIERIARVAFDLARTRSNKVASAEKHNVMKSGVLWKEVVTALHGRDYTDVKLEHILADNCAMQLVRAPKQFDVIVCDNLFGDILSDVAAMLTGSLGMLPSAALGAADPMTGRRKSMYEPVHGSAPDIAGTGAANPIAMIASFAMALRYSLGQVAEADLLEAAIAAALATGVRTRDIGGGEASVGTEVMTDAILAALERLSA, from the coding sequence ATGGCGACCCACAAGCTTCTTCTCCTGCCCGGCGACGGCATCGGCCCCGAGATCGCGGGCGCCCTGAAGAAGGTGATCGCGTGGTTCGACGCGCGCGGCGGCGGCGGGGTCTATTCGATCGAAGAGGACGTCGTCGGTGGTGCCGCCTACGACCGCCACGGCGTCGCGATCTCCGACGCCGCGATGGCGCTCGCCCAGGAGTCCGACGCGGTCTTGTTCGGCGCCGTCGGCGGCCCCAAGTGGGCCTCGGTGCCCTATGAGGTCCGCCCCGAGGCCGGCCTTCTGCGGCTGCGCAAGGATCTCGGCCTGTTCGCCAACCTGCGGCCGGCGATTTGCTATCCGGCGCTTGCCGAGTCGTCGTCCCTGAAGCGCGAGATCGTCGAGGGGCTCGACATCCTGATCGTGCGCGAGCTCACCGGCGGCGTCTATTTCGGCGAGCCGAAGGAGATCATCGACCTCGGCAACGGCCAGAAGCGCGGCATCGACACCCAGATCTACGACACCTACGAGATCGAGCGCATCGCCCGCGTCGCCTTCGATCTGGCGCGCACCCGCTCGAACAAGGTCGCCTCGGCCGAGAAGCACAACGTGATGAAGTCCGGCGTGCTCTGGAAGGAGGTCGTCACCGCCCTCCACGGCCGCGACTACACCGACGTCAAGCTCGAGCACATCCTCGCCGACAATTGCGCGATGCAGCTCGTGCGCGCGCCGAAGCAGTTCGACGTCATCGTCTGCGACAACCTGTTCGGCGACATCCTGTCCGACGTGGCGGCGATGCTGACCGGCTCGCTCGGCATGCTGCCCTCGGCCGCGCTCGGCGCCGCCGACCCGATGACCGGCCGCCGCAAGTCGATGTACGAGCCGGTGCACGGCTCGGCCCCGGACATCGCCGGCACGGGCGCCGCGAACCCGATCGCCATGATCGCCTCGTTCGCGATGGCGCTGCGCTATTCGCTGGGTCAGGTCGCCGAGGCGGACCTGCTGGAGGCGGCGATCGCCGCCGCGCTCGCCACCGGCGTGCGCACCCGCGACATCGGCGGCGGCGAAGCCTCGGTCGGCACCGAAGTGATGACCGACGCCATCCTCGCAGCCCTGGAGCGCCTCTCGGCCTGA
- the ileS gene encoding isoleucine--tRNA ligase: MTSPETSEASARDYSETLFLPETPFPMRGGLPQREPELIARWRRLDLYRRLREQSKGREQFVLHDGPPYANGNLHIGHALNKILKDIVTRSHQMQGYDSNYVPGWDCHGLPIEWKIEEQYRAKGKNKDDVPIVEFRQECRQFAQHWVGVQSEEFQRLGVEGDFKTPYTTMAFKSEAVIAAELLKFATSGQLYRGSKPVMWSVVEKTALAEAEVEYHDYQSDAIFVKFPVTMNMGRSLFDKDAREDVENASVVIWTTTPWTIPGNRAISYSPKIDYALYEVTAAPSDNWVKVGERLILAEKLASEVMKAGRVDAFRRIRSIEPDVLFPVNCAHPLAALGYGFDVPLLAGDHVTDDAGTGFVHTAPGHGTDDFEVWMAHKGQLETRGIDTTIPYTVDADGYLTKDAPGFTGRRVLNDKGEKGDANEAVITALREAGALLARARLKHQYPHSWRSKKPIIFRNTPQWFIAMDKPLEGGAEDTLRARALAAIDATRFVPAAGRNRLRGMIENRPDWVVSRQRAWGVPIAVFVNRETGAVLRDDAVNARIVAAFAAEGADAWFAEGAAARFLGAEHDWTLYEKVDDILDVWFDSGSTHAFVLEGRDDLKWPADVYLEGSDQHRGWFHSSLLESCGTRGRAPYNAVVTHGFTMDEQGRKMSKSLGNQTFPQEVTKQYGADILRLWVASTDYTEDSRIGPEILKTNVDTYRKLRNTLRWLLGTLAHHDGTDVDVAEMPELERLMLHRLAELDAEVRQGYRDFDYRSVVSGLISFMVVDLSAFYFDVRKDVLYCDPWSSTRRKAALTVCSRLFETLVAWLAPLLPFTAEEAWLARHPSEDGSVHFGQFPEIPAGWLDAGLAEKWRKIRLVRRVVTGALEIERREKRIGSSLEAHPTIYVANADLLAALEGADLAEIAITSAATLVAGEGPDGAFRLDDVAGVAVVPGLAEGTKCARSWRILPEVGSDPDYPDLSLRDAAAMREYDARKTAA, translated from the coding sequence ATGACGAGCCCCGAGACCAGCGAAGCGTCCGCCCGCGATTATTCCGAGACGCTTTTCCTGCCCGAGACGCCCTTTCCGATGCGCGGGGGCCTGCCCCAGCGCGAGCCCGAGCTGATCGCCCGCTGGCGGCGGCTCGATCTCTACCGGCGCCTGCGCGAGCAGTCCAAGGGGCGCGAGCAGTTCGTGCTCCACGACGGCCCGCCCTACGCCAACGGCAACCTCCACATCGGCCACGCCCTCAACAAGATCCTCAAGGACATCGTGACCCGCTCGCACCAGATGCAGGGCTACGATTCCAATTATGTCCCGGGCTGGGACTGCCACGGCCTGCCCATCGAGTGGAAGATCGAGGAGCAGTACCGCGCCAAGGGCAAGAACAAGGACGACGTGCCGATCGTCGAATTCCGCCAGGAATGCCGCCAGTTCGCCCAGCATTGGGTGGGCGTGCAGTCCGAGGAGTTCCAGCGCCTCGGCGTCGAGGGCGACTTCAAGACGCCCTACACGACCATGGCCTTCAAGTCCGAGGCGGTGATCGCGGCCGAGCTCCTGAAGTTCGCGACCTCGGGCCAGCTCTATCGCGGCTCGAAGCCGGTGATGTGGTCGGTCGTCGAAAAGACCGCGCTCGCCGAGGCCGAGGTCGAGTATCACGACTACCAGTCCGACGCGATCTTCGTGAAGTTCCCGGTCACGATGAACATGGGGCGGTCCTTGTTTGACAAGGACGCGCGCGAGGACGTCGAGAATGCTTCGGTTGTTATCTGGACGACTACGCCATGGACCATACCGGGAAACAGGGCGATATCCTATTCCCCGAAGATAGATTACGCTCTGTATGAAGTTACAGCGGCTCCTTCGGACAATTGGGTGAAAGTCGGGGAGCGATTAATTCTCGCTGAGAAGTTGGCGAGTGAGGTAATGAAGGCGGGACGAGTTGACGCGTTTCGTCGCATTCGCTCCATCGAGCCCGATGTGCTTTTCCCAGTTAATTGCGCCCATCCGCTTGCGGCGCTCGGCTATGGCTTCGACGTGCCGCTGCTCGCCGGCGATCACGTCACCGACGATGCCGGCACCGGCTTCGTCCACACCGCGCCCGGCCACGGCACCGACGACTTCGAGGTCTGGATGGCCCACAAGGGTCAGCTCGAGACGCGCGGCATCGACACCACGATCCCCTACACCGTCGATGCCGACGGCTACCTGACGAAGGACGCTCCCGGCTTCACCGGCCGCCGCGTTCTCAACGACAAGGGCGAGAAGGGCGACGCCAACGAGGCGGTCATCACCGCTCTGCGAGAGGCCGGCGCGCTGCTCGCCCGCGCCCGGCTGAAGCACCAATACCCGCATTCCTGGCGCTCCAAGAAGCCGATCATCTTCCGCAACACGCCCCAATGGTTCATCGCCATGGACAAGCCGCTCGAGGGCGGCGCGGAAGACACCCTACGCGCCCGCGCGCTCGCGGCCATCGACGCCACCCGCTTCGTGCCGGCCGCCGGCCGCAACCGCCTGCGCGGCATGATCGAGAACCGGCCGGATTGGGTCGTCTCGCGCCAGCGCGCCTGGGGCGTGCCGATCGCCGTGTTCGTCAACCGCGAGACCGGCGCGGTGCTCCGTGACGACGCCGTCAACGCCCGCATCGTCGCCGCCTTCGCGGCGGAGGGGGCCGATGCGTGGTTCGCGGAGGGCGCGGCCGCCCGCTTCCTCGGCGCCGAGCACGATTGGACGCTCTACGAGAAGGTCGACGACATCCTCGACGTCTGGTTCGATTCGGGCTCGACCCACGCCTTCGTGCTCGAAGGCCGCGACGACCTGAAATGGCCGGCCGACGTCTATCTGGAAGGGTCCGACCAGCATCGCGGCTGGTTCCATTCCTCGCTGCTCGAATCCTGCGGCACCCGCGGCCGCGCGCCCTACAACGCGGTCGTGACCCATGGCTTCACCATGGACGAGCAGGGCCGCAAGATGTCGAAGTCGCTCGGCAATCAGACCTTCCCGCAGGAGGTCACCAAGCAATACGGCGCCGACATCCTGCGCCTATGGGTCGCCTCGACGGACTATACCGAGGACAGCCGCATCGGGCCGGAGATCCTCAAGACCAACGTCGACACCTATCGCAAGCTGCGCAACACCCTGCGCTGGCTGCTCGGCACGCTCGCCCACCACGACGGCACCGACGTCGACGTCGCCGAGATGCCCGAGCTCGAGCGGCTGATGCTGCACCGCCTCGCCGAACTCGATGCCGAGGTCCGGCAGGGCTATCGCGACTTCGATTATCGCAGCGTCGTCTCGGGCCTGATTTCGTTCATGGTGGTCGACCTCTCGGCCTTCTATTTCGACGTGCGCAAGGACGTCCTCTATTGCGATCCGTGGTCGTCGACCCGGCGCAAGGCGGCGCTCACCGTGTGCTCGCGGCTGTTCGAGACGCTGGTCGCCTGGCTCGCGCCGCTGCTGCCCTTCACGGCGGAAGAGGCGTGGCTCGCCCGCCATCCGTCCGAGGACGGCTCGGTTCATTTCGGTCAGTTCCCCGAGATCCCGGCGGGTTGGCTCGATGCGGGTCTCGCCGAGAAGTGGCGCAAGATCCGCCTCGTCCGCCGCGTGGTGACGGGCGCGCTCGAGATCGAGCGGCGCGAGAAGCGGATCGGCTCCTCGCTCGAGGCCCATCCGACCATCTACGTCGCGAACGCCGATCTCCTCGCCGCGCTCGAAGGGGCCGACCTCGCCGAGATCGCCATCACCAGTGCGGCGACCCTCGTCGCGGGCGAAGGTCCGGACGGCGCGTTCCGTCTCGACGATGTCGCCGGTGTCGCGGTGGTGCCGGGCCTCGCGGAAGGGACCAAGTGCGCCCGCTCCTGGCGCATCCTGCCGGAGGTCGGCAGCGACCCGGATTATCCGGACCTGTCGCTGCGCGACGCCGCCGCCATGCGCGAATACGACGCGCGGAAGACGGCGGCGTGA